A region of the Candidatus Omnitrophota bacterium genome:
ACTATTTGCCTCAAGCGAGGTCGTGCCTTTCGCGAAAACGGGCGGATTGGCGGATGTCGCCGGAAGCCTTCCTATCGCGTTGGAAAAAAAGGGTGTAGACGTGCGGGTGATAATGCCCAAATACGGACTCATAAAATGCAAAGCCGATGAAGCTACGATGGGTAAGAACGTAAAAGTCTATTTTGTCGCGAATGAAGAATACTTTGACAGGAAAGAGCTGTACGGCGACAAATTCGGAGATTACGAGGACAACCTCGACAGGTTCGCTTTCTTTTCCAGGGAGATATTGGAGCGCTGCAAACGCGAGAATTTCCAACCGGATATAATCCACTGCAATGACTGGCAGACGGCATTGGTCCCGGTCTATCTTAATACCATATACAAATACGACCCGTTCTTTTTCAATACCAGGGCGCTCTTCACTATCCACAACATGGCATATCAGGGCCTGTTCCCAAAAGAGGAGTTCCCTAAGACGGGGCTGGATTGGGTGCTCTTCAGTATAGAATACTTTGAGTTTTACGACAAGGTCAACTTGATGAAGGCGGGGCTGGTATATTCCGACGCTATAAACACGGTGAGCCCGACTTACGCCAGGGAGATACTTACCAGGGAGTTCGGCTGCGGCCTCGAAGGCGTGTTAAAGACGCGCAACAATGTCTTATCCGGTATCCTTAACGGGATCGATTACGATATCTGGAACCCTGAGAAGGACGCCGGGATATCAAAAAAATATTCGGCCGAGACATCAAACGATAAATACGTTAACAAAGAGGCGCTGCAGAAGGAATTGAGGCTGAAGGTAGACCAAGACATCCCTATGATAGGCCTCATATCGCGACTTGCCGACCAGAAAGGCCTGGACCTCATAGCGAAGATCATCAGCGAACTGTTAAATATGAAAGTGCAGTTCGTTGTGCTGGGCACGGGCGAGAATAAATATCATCTTCTATTCGAGAAGATGGCCAAGGCGCATAGTAAGAACACCTCCATTAACCTTAAATTCGACGCGGTGCTGGCACAAAAGATATACGCGGCATCGGACGTTTTCCTCATACCGTCAAGATACGAGCCGTGCGGCCTGAGCCAGATGATAAGCTTCAAATTCGGAACTATCCCCATAGTCAGACAGACAGGGGGGCTTAAAGACAGCGTCACCGAATTCGATCCTAAAACCCTTGACGGCAACGGGTTCACGTTCGAGGAATACAGGGCGGACCTCTTATTCGCCGCTATAAAGAGGGCGCTTAACTTGTACAGGAACAAAAATATGTGGTCGAAGCTCGTCAGCAAGGTGATGGGACTCGATTTTTCATGGGAGAAATCGGCCGCGGAGTATATAAGGCTGTACGACAGGATGTTGGGACCGCGATGATAATAGGGATAACAGGCAGTTTCGGTACCGGCAAGACATTCGTCGCCTCGATACTCGCTTCGCTGGGCGCGAAGGTCGTCGATGCGGATATCATCGCGCACCGTGTCATGAGGAAGGGCTCTCCGGCGCATAAGAGGATAGAGGCTCTTTTCGGGGTCTCGGCGCTTTCAAAGAGCGGTGAGATCGACAGGCGGAAACTTGGAACGATAGTTTTTAAGGACGGGAAATGTCTGGAGAGGCTTAACAGGATAATGCATCCTGAAGTAATCCGGGAAATAAAGAGAG
Encoded here:
- the glgA gene encoding glycogen synthase GlgA, whose product is MERLKILFASSEVVPFAKTGGLADVAGSLPIALEKKGVDVRVIMPKYGLIKCKADEATMGKNVKVYFVANEEYFDRKELYGDKFGDYEDNLDRFAFFSREILERCKRENFQPDIIHCNDWQTALVPVYLNTIYKYDPFFFNTRALFTIHNMAYQGLFPKEEFPKTGLDWVLFSIEYFEFYDKVNLMKAGLVYSDAINTVSPTYAREILTREFGCGLEGVLKTRNNVLSGILNGIDYDIWNPEKDAGISKKYSAETSNDKYVNKEALQKELRLKVDQDIPMIGLISRLADQKGLDLIAKIISELLNMKVQFVVLGTGENKYHLLFEKMAKAHSKNTSINLKFDAVLAQKIYAASDVFLIPSRYEPCGLSQMISFKFGTIPIVRQTGGLKDSVTEFDPKTLDGNGFTFEEYRADLLFAAIKRALNLYRNKNMWSKLVSKVMGLDFSWEKSAAEYIRLYDRMLGPR